A segment of the Brassica napus cultivar Da-Ae chromosome C6 unlocalized genomic scaffold, Da-Ae chrC06_Random_9, whole genome shotgun sequence genome:
AAAGAAGTAGTCTCGCCATTTTTTACTTCCATTCGATGAAACCTTCTGGCAGAGTCTCTAGTCTTAAGGATTTTCTTCCACATCCAAGAGCCAACTGTGGTGGTTTCCTTAATAGACCAAAAGGATCCTTTCCGGATCAGATACTGCTGAACCCATTTCACCCATAATGAATTCTGACCAGAAAGAATTCTCCAAACTAGTTTGAGACAAGAAACCTCATTCACCTATGTTAAGATTTTCAGCCCCAGCCcgccttcttctttctttttacaAACTTCTGCCCATCCCACTTTTGATTTCTTCATATTTAACCCAGGCCCCGACCACAAGAACCCAGCACAAAGTTTCTCTATCCCACTTAGACATTGTCGAGGAAGCCTAAACGCTGAGAGCGAGAAGTTTGTCAAACTCATGATGACAGATTTTATTAACTGCAGCCTCCCCACATACGATAAAACCTCCCATTCCAATCGCACATTCTTGTCCTAACCTTCTCCATCAACGACAGGTAATCTGCTACTGTCATTTTCTTGGTGAGCAAAGGTAAACCAAGGTAACGAACTGGAAGCTGACCCGCTTCAAATGGAAAGTTCTCAAGTATAGCATTCTGATTATTTGCGGAAATCCCAGCCATATATAATGTCGATTTTTCCAAGCTGATTTTTAATCCAGAGAGCTTCTCAAACTTCtcaaacaccttgagaatccctTCAACCGATCTCTTCTGCCCATCCGTGAAAACCATTATATCATCTGCGAAGCATAAATGAGTCAGAAGAGCATTTTTACATCTCGAGTGATATCCCACTAGTCTGTCAGCAGCCGCTTTATCTAACAACTTAGAGAGAACATTCATGCAGATAACAAATAGCGATGGAGATAGAGCACAACCCTGTCGCAAGCCTCTGGCGCTGTTGAAATAACCGGCAAGTTCTCCGTTAACATGAACAGAGAATGAAGCAGTCGAAACACAGAGATTGATCCAGTGAATGTATTTAGCTGGAAAACCAAAGCTTTGAGTGTTGCTAAGAGAAAATGCCACTGCACCAAATCGAAAGCCTTATATATATCGATCTTCATAGCGCACCTTGGAGAGATCTCACTCTTGTGATAATCTTTTACTAATTCAGTAGCTAATAATAGGGTCTCCATCAACAACCGGTCCTTAACAAATGCTGACTGATTAGATGAGATGAAAGTAGGCATTATATCTTTGAGACGGTTGGCTAGGAGCTTAGATATCACCTTATATAACACATTACAGCAAGATATTGGCCGATAATCCTTCATTTCCCTAGCTATATCTTTCTTAGGTATCAGAGCCAGGATAGTAGAATTGATACCTTTGGGAAGAAAGCCTTTGATGAAGAATGATTGAACTGCTACAACCACATCATTCCCAATTATTGGCCAAGCTGCTTTGAAGAATTCAACTGTGTAACCATCCGGTCCCGGCGATTTATTTGATGGCATTTTGAATATCACCTCCTTCACTTCCTCAGCTGAAACGTCTCTGATTAAATTTTCACAATCCTCTTCACTGCAACGAAACTGAAGGAGATCTTGTAGGCTCTCCACATTAGGCATTTCATAATCAAGCGGCCTATGAGTGAGCATTTCTGCGAAGAACCTCTCAGCTTCTTTTTTAATGTCTTCCTCCGTTGTAACTATACTACCATCAGGACAAACTACTTCTCTGATGGCATTCATCACCTCTCTAATTTTTGCTGCATTGTGAAAAAACTTATTATTCCTGTCACCAGCCTCCAACCAGTGCATTTTTGACTTCTGCTTAAAGACCTCCTCTTCTATATCTGCAAGTTTCTGCCATTTCTCCAATGCTTCACACTCTCTCCTCATAGCTTCTGAACTCGGATTCATTAAGGTTTCTCCATGCCTATCACAAAGAAGTAATAGCGCCTCCTTCGTCTGCTTATGAAGCTGCCCCAGTTTATCTTTACTAAGAGACCTCAACGCCGGCTTAAGACCTTTAAGTTTCTTCCCAAGTCTGTATAAGGCTGAGGTTGAATGAAAAAGTTGATCAGTTTCTCTCCAATACTCTTCAACTGTCGGCAAAAATTCATCCATTGCTATCACATTTGTAAATTTAAACGGTTTCCTTTTCTTCTGCTTGTTCTCAATATCAAAATGTATCCTGCACCTGAGGTGATCAGAACATCCACCCGGTTCAAAAACACTATATGCCCTCCCCAGACCATGAAGAGCAACATCATTGATTAGAACCCAATCCAGCTTCTTACAAATTAAATCTCCCTCCCTCTTGTTACACCATGTAAACATAGGCCCATGAGATCCCATATCTGTTAAAGCACAATATCGAGTAAGCTCCTGAAAATCTCTCATCCCTGTAGTAACATTAGGGCTATTTTCATAACTTGAATGCTCTTCGCCAGCCAAAATCTCATTGAAGTCTCCAAAAATTAGCCACTACTTCCTCTTAAACATTGGTGAATCTTTATGATTTCGCAAGTCCTCCCACAAAACCTTCCTTTCTTCCATTGTGCTCAAAGCGTACACAGAAGAACAAAACATCTCCTCCTCCATCCCTTCTAACAGAACTGAACAAGTAATTAACTGACTACTTTTAAACACTGGTGTCATCCTTACTGATGGCCCCCAAACAACCCATATACGCCCAAGATGATGATGCTCATAGTTAGCCATGTGAGACCAATTCATGTGAGACCAATTCTGAAAAACTGAATTCATAATATTTCATGCCTTCCTTTCCTTCACTCTAGTTTCTATCAAGCTTCCAAACTGTAAAGACTGATTCCTGACCCATTCGCGGACTACTTCAtgttttgatggtttattaaAGCTGCGCATGTTCCAGAAGAACCCAGTCATCTTGCGTCGCggggttttcttcttcttatttggATCACACGGGCCATCATCCCGCACTCTCTGAACAGACACATCTGAAAGGAATTTATGTTTAGCCTTGTATCCTCTTGGCAAGAACTGTCTCCTAACCACTTCATCTTCTCTCATTGACTCCTTTTCCAAATGCTCCTTATCACTTTGCTCCTCGCTTCGCTCCTCCGCATTAACTTCCTCCAAAACCTCCTTGTTAACCTCCTCTACTTCAttattattctatttatttctccctcttcttcatccaaactcagTACTGAAAATCTTGATTTAGAAAGGATTGATACCTGACAAAACTTTAGTTTATTTGTTACTGCAGGGGTACGACTAGCTTTCCCGGCGATACATCCATCCAAATTTTTTCTCCTTCACTTCCCTTATTACTTTCTACTATCGTCTTCTCTAGAACCTCCATAATATTCCCATTTTTGCTAGTTGTCATGTCCATCTTATCCTCTGCATCAGCATCAAGAATAGTTTCCGACCCAGCAGCTTCAACTTCTTTCGATTCCACCACCTCTGCACATTTCTCCTTCACATTACCAACCTCCTGAACCTTAATCTCCATTTCAACTTCACTCTCTTCCTTCTTCCTTCCTAAAAGCTCGCATAAGATGTCTCCATTTGCCACAATGAGTACATTTTGATGGGAGCCACAGATAAGTATATTCCACCCGAGTTTTATTCCCCTGaaatgtgaagttcattgattTTGGTAACTCTTTCGACAAATCAGCTTTGACAAACACCTTAGCAATCTTCAGATATATGCATTGCTCAGTTTCCGGATGTAATCTCGCAGGTATACCAACCGGACTTGTCACAAAACTTAAGCCCTTCCAGGAGAACATATCCATTGGTACATTCTTCAAGTGGACCCAGAGAGGTATTGAATGTGTTTCCTGctcaatatcttctattaatgGAGACCATTTCGCCATGATAACTGGAACTTCAGCAATGTTCCACATTGCTCTTCGTACAATCATGTTCCTCGTGACTGGATTACTCACTTTGAACTTCATTGTTGTGGAGTTAATCACGTAAACATCAATCATCTGCGACTTGTCACTTTGCGCCCAAATCTTATTGACAATCGCATGAACCTTGCCTATATGCGGAGCTTTATCCAAAAATCTTCCAATTAGAAAATCTTCCCACAAAGGAGCAGCATCCTTGAAAACTTCATCCGGCACACTCACAGATCCCACACCATCTTCCATTTGAATTTTCATCTcatatttcttcaaaatattcTTCCCTTTAACCGCGTTAATCCACTCCCCCGTTTTCAGAT
Coding sequences within it:
- the LOC125594958 gene encoding uncharacterized protein LOC125594958, which translates into the protein MGDRGHLLPPAMGIQGSEVVITKEGDQGSVIRNSVTVGKGESLGSEMKKQNLSAPSTETLEGSQSIPINSDLKTGEWINAVKGKNILKKYEMKIQMEDGVGSVSVPDEVFKDAAPLWEDFLIGRFLDKAPHIGKVHAIVNKIWAQSDKSQMIDVYVINSTTMKFKVSNPVTRNMIVRRAMWNIAEVPVIMAKWSPLIEDIEQETHSIPLWVHLKNVPMDMFSWKGLSFVTSPVGIPARLHPETEQCIYLKIAKVFVKADLSKELPKSMNFTFQGNKTRVEYTYLWLPSKCTHCGKWRHLMRAFRKEEGRE